The genomic segment TCATGATTTTTAAGCTGTTCTCCTAATGAAATAATTAAAAGTTTACCAAATCCCTTTTTCTGATATTCAGGTAATACTCCTACAATATATTCTTTAACATGGGTTATCTTTCCTTCATATCCATGTCTTTTAGCATGTTTTTTCTGATTATAATCGACATTAAAAAATGCAAAACCTACTATTTTACCTTTATCTTCCACAATAAGGAATAAATCTTCTGGAATGTAATTATAGCAATAATACTTCATCATCTCCAAAAATTCATCTTCAGCAACTGGGCAAAATCCCCAGTGGGAAGCAAAACTAATATTAAATACCTTACGAATTTTAGATACTTCTTCTTCAAAATTATCTCTATTTAAAGGTCTAACTGTGATATCTGGATTATCAAGTAAATGTTGTATCATCTTTTTCTTTTTATCACAAGCTGTTAAAAAATTAATAATATTAGTTTTTAATTCATATGTATCCCGGATTTTTTCAAAACCATAATTTTCAAATAACTTCTGATAATATTCTGGATTATATGGTAAAGCACACGTAGGAACTCGATTAAAACCTTTAATCATAATTCCTACTACATCATTAGAAGTTAAATTAAATGGCCCATATACTTCTTTCATTCCTTTATTTTTTATCCATTGAATTGCAGAATCAAATAATTTATTAGCTACTTTTTGATCATCGATACATTCAAAAAAGCCAATAAAGCCAACTTTCTGGTTCCATAAATCATTATATGCTGGATTGATACAGGCAGCAATTCTACCAACAATTTGATTATTTCTTTCTGCAACGAAAAGCTGTGTATCCAGATAACGAATAGTTACATTTTTTTCTGGTAAAAAATAGGCCATTTCTTCTTCATCATCCTGTCCAGGCCAATACCAATCATCTTTATAAATAGAATGACTAAAATGAACAAATTCCCTAATTTCATCTACGGTATTAATCAATCTAATTAATATTTCTCCATAATTTTCTTTTTTTCCTCCTTCAATTACAGTAAGTTCCGGTCTAGAACCTACTAAATGATCATTAACCAATCTACACCTAATTGTATTACTTTCAATCTGAATATCATCTTGCAATTCATTAACTATAAAAGCCTCTACTCCCATACCCTTTCTTCTCATTTTTTTAGTTCCTCCCCCTCAAAATGTTGTTCCGTTAAAATTCCCCTCCTTCTTTTCAAGGGGCAAAAGCTCGATTTTTCCTATAAGGTGTTATCTCTCATGCAATACTGTATCAGTTGTATTTCGATTACTTTTTTTCGGTTAATTACTTAATTCCAATCATGATATTCTGTACCCTATCTAATAGAATGGTTTTAAACTATTATCTACTTCCTTTTTCTAGGAAACTTCATATCTTAATTATACCTTTTTATGTTTAAAATAGTCTTCATTTATTTTAAAATATCTCTCGAAAAACCCTTGATAGTAAAACCTTTAACCCCCTTTCTTATTAAGATCTATTAAAAACAAATCCTCCATCCCCTGCCTTAATTTTACAGGTTATGGAGGAAAAAGTCAAGTTTGTAATTATAGTTTTTATAAACTTTTACTTCAAATTTATGTATTTTTCAATTTGAATATACTAATAACTTTTTCTAACTCCATTGCCATTTCCTTTAACATGGTTGCAGAAGCAGATACCTGTTCCATTGTTGCAGTCTGTTCCTCTGTAGAAGCAGATACTTCTTCTGCAGACGCAGCAGTCTCTTCAGCAATACCAGCAACCTCATGAACGCGGTCAATAATCTGATCAGCAATCTTCACAGCTTCCTGTAATGCCTCATTAGCCTGTTCAGAACCTTTTAAGTTAGATTGAGATACCGTTGTAATTTGGCTAAATAGTTTACCTGCTTCATCTACCACTTTAACTCCACTTTCAACTTCTTTCTTTCCTCTATCCATGGCTAAACTAGCCCGTCTGGATTCTTCTTGAATTTCTTCGATTAAATTTTTAATTTGGTTTGCAGATTTCATCGACTCTTCCGCCAATTGCTTAATTTCATCTGCAACCACACTAAATCCTCTACCAGCTTCTCCTGCCCTTGCAGCTTCAATAGCAGCATTCAAAGCCAATAATTGTGTTTGATTTGCAATACTATCAATTAAATTAACAATTTCATCAATTTGAGTAGATTTCTGAACCAAAGTATTAACAACTTCAGAAATTTGCCCAATTACTGAATTAATATTATTCATCTGAGTAACTACATTTGTAATTGATTTTTCTCCCTGTGCGGCTGTCTCTAGGGTAGTAGAAGCCAAACGAAATGCCGCATTTCCTAAAGAAGAAGTATTATTTAAATTTTTAACTAGTTGATTTACCGCCTCTATAGCTTGATTCAAATAATTTGTCTGATCATTGGCTCTATTAGATACTTCTTCAATTGATGCCGCTATCTCTTCGGAAGCAGCAGATGAATCTTCAGACGTTTCCGCTAACTGAGCACTTGATTCAAGAAGACTCTTAGACACCTGAGTTACTTTTTCAATTACACCTATCCAACGATCTACTAGCTTTAAAAAAGATTTTACTAAAATTCCTATTTCATCATGGCGATTAGCATATTTTTCAATAGAGATTGACGTAAAATCCAGGTTTTCAGCAATATATGTTATATCTCTCACTACATTTTTTATAGGATTGGAAATAGAACTAGCAAAGAATAACCCAATAATTGCAATAAATATTGCAACCACTGAGATAAATACAAAGTTATTTCTCTGCATTCTGGTTGCAGCTTCAAATACTTCAGTTCGAGGAACAATAGCCCATAAAATTATATCTAAATCTTTATTATAAGCCAAATAGCTTTCATATCCTTTACCATTAACTTCATATGAATAATACCCCTTTTTTTGTTCTAAAGCTTTAGCAACATAATTCCGATCCAATAAGTTTTTATTTATCAATTCTTCGTCAGGATGATAAACCACAGTTCCATCCATTTTAACTATCGATAAAAATCCTGACGTGAAATATTTCTCTTCTTTAGCTTTTTCTACTAAAGCATTAATTATTATTTGCTTAATAAACCCTGTTAAAGATCGACCTCCTACTTCATGTTCTACTATCTGCGCAAAAGAATCTAACTTCGCCTTTAAAAATAACTTTGCACTCTCCCTTAAAGCATCAGATGAAGTAGAGGTGGAATATACTGCGATAATCCCCATTGGAAGCAGAGTTAAAATTAAAAACAATACTACTAACTTTAGTTTAATACTCACTAAACCACCTCCTACAAAAGCTTACTTAATTTACTCTATTTCCTTCCATAAACTCATATAAACTTCTAATTCTTCAGGAGTAATTGGATTTAAAAATTCGAATTTTTTCAAAATAGATGTTGTAAGATATAAATTTTTAGCCAACTCTGGGTCAAGCAATTTCTCTACTCCTACAATAGGTATTGCCAAACCAATTGCAGTTACTTGTTTGGCAGCATTTTCAGGATTCATCATAAAATCAAGAAATTTATAAGCCATTTCTTTATTTTTAGCATTACTAACAATCATCATATTATCAGTAGCAATAATTCCACCTTCTTCTGGCATTTTAAAACCAAGTGGACCAACCATACCTAAAAATTCAGTAACAAATTTTTCATTGGCATAAAATAATGCCAAATCAGCTTTACCTTGTATCAGAGAAATACCTGGATCAACCACAGGACGTGTTAAATCCCATGAATTGGAAAGTGCATTTTTTCTTAAATTAGATAACAAAATTTTAACTAATTCAAGATCTTTAGGATCTTTGCTATTTACTGATTTACCAATATATTTTAAAGCCAGACCAATAATAACTCTAGCATTTGGATAAAAAGCAATCCTTCCCTGTAATTCTGGACCTGGTTCAAAAATACTTTGTAAAGTAACATCTTTAGCACTTAACTTTTCTTTATTATAAACCAGACCTAAATAAGTATAAAAATAAGGGATAGTATATTGATTGCCCTTGTCAAAAGGAAGATCAACAAACCATGGATGAATATTATTAAAATTATTAAGTTTAGATTTGTCCAGTTTTTCAAGCATACCATCTCTAATCAAATCAGGAACTACCCATTCAGCAGTAATAAGTATGTCATAATTTTCTGAATTTGAATATAATTTTTCCCGCATTACATCAATACTGAGATAATCATCAATAACAACATCCACATCATAGGTTTGTTC from the Anoxybacter fermentans genome contains:
- a CDS encoding GNAT family N-acetyltransferase, which encodes MRRKGMGVEAFIVNELQDDIQIESNTIRCRLVNDHLVGSRPELTVIEGGKKENYGEILIRLINTVDEIREFVHFSHSIYKDDWYWPGQDDEEEMAYFLPEKNVTIRYLDTQLFVAERNNQIVGRIAACINPAYNDLWNQKVGFIGFFECIDDQKVANKLFDSAIQWIKNKGMKEVYGPFNLTSNDVVGIMIKGFNRVPTCALPYNPEYYQKLFENYGFEKIRDTYELKTNIINFLTACDKKKKMIQHLLDNPDITVRPLNRDNFEEEVSKIRKVFNISFASHWGFCPVAEDEFLEMMKYYCYNYIPEDLFLIVEDKGKIVGFAFFNVDYNQKKHAKRHGYEGKITHVKEYIVGVLPEYQKKGFGKLLIISLGEQLKNHDFTEVSVSWIVEDNVKSLGLFRGLGFEDYSLFRVYRKQI
- a CDS encoding methyl-accepting chemotaxis protein, which gives rise to MSIKLKLVVLFLILTLLPMGIIAVYSTSTSSDALRESAKLFLKAKLDSFAQIVEHEVGGRSLTGFIKQIIINALVEKAKEEKYFTSGFLSIVKMDGTVVYHPDEELINKNLLDRNYVAKALEQKKGYYSYEVNGKGYESYLAYNKDLDIILWAIVPRTEVFEAATRMQRNNFVFISVVAIFIAIIGLFFASSISNPIKNVVRDITYIAENLDFTSISIEKYANRHDEIGILVKSFLKLVDRWIGVIEKVTQVSKSLLESSAQLAETSEDSSAASEEIAASIEEVSNRANDQTNYLNQAIEAVNQLVKNLNNTSSLGNAAFRLASTTLETAAQGEKSITNVVTQMNNINSVIGQISEVVNTLVQKSTQIDEIVNLIDSIANQTQLLALNAAIEAARAGEAGRGFSVVADEIKQLAEESMKSANQIKNLIEEIQEESRRASLAMDRGKKEVESGVKVVDEAGKLFSQITTVSQSNLKGSEQANEALQEAVKIADQIIDRVHEVAGIAEETAASAEEVSASTEEQTATMEQVSASATMLKEMAMELEKVISIFKLKNT
- a CDS encoding ABC transporter substrate-binding protein; its protein translation is MRRKIVGLVGVVICLVLLSGGVFAANKELRILTWKAYYNPEVIEDFEQTYDVDVVIDDYLSIDVMREKLYSNSENYDILITAEWVVPDLIRDGMLEKLDKSKLNNFNNIHPWFVDLPFDKGNQYTIPYFYTYLGLVYNKEKLSAKDVTLQSIFEPGPELQGRIAFYPNARVIIGLALKYIGKSVNSKDPKDLELVKILLSNLRKNALSNSWDLTRPVVDPGISLIQGKADLALFYANEKFVTEFLGMVGPLGFKMPEEGGIIATDNMMIVSNAKNKEMAYKFLDFMMNPENAAKQVTAIGLAIPIVGVEKLLDPELAKNLYLTTSILKKFEFLNPITPEELEVYMSLWKEIE